The DNA region CGCATCATCAGGAGGGCGCCGCCGACGGTGCCCGCGCCGAACGCGGCGAGGGCCAGGCCCCACGGTGCCGCGCCGCCGAGGCTGTCCCGGGCGACGAGGGGGCCGTACACCGCCTCGGCCGCGCCGACGACGGCCACCACGACGGAGAACTGGGCGACGATCGACCACAGCCAGGGCCTGCCGATGACCTCCCGCCAGCCGTCGCGGAGGTCGGTGAGCATTCCGCCGCCGGGGCCGCGGGACGGGATGTGGCTCACGTCGAGGAAGGCGCGCAGGGCGCCCGCGACCGCGAACGCCAGCGCGTCCACGGCGAGCACCCAGCCGGGGCCGACCACGGCGACCATGGCACCGCCCAGCGCGGCCCCGCCGAGGCCCGCGCCGTGCATCGCGAGGCGGAACAGCGCGAAGGCGCGGCCGGCCTGCCGGCCGCTGACGGAGGAGAGCAGCATGCCCTCGGCGGCCGGGCTGAAGAACGCGTGGCCCGTGCCGCCGAGCGCGGTCAGCAGCATCATCTGCCAGAGCTGGGGTTCGCCCGCGATGACGAGTGCCGCGAAGGCCGCCTGGGAGAGGCAGTTGAGCGTGTTGGCCGCGACCATCACGCGGTGCCGGGGGAGCCGGTCCGCGACCGCGCCGCCGATCAGCAGGAAGAGCACCAGCGGGAGGGTGCGG from Streptomyces sp. NBC_00258 includes:
- a CDS encoding MFS transporter; this translates as MSPVGDSPARLRRPSWAGRNYALLTAAAVVTNLGSQGALIAAAFAVLDEGGDGGDVGLVAAARTLPLVLFLLIGGAVADRLPRHRVMVAANTLNCLSQAAFAALVIAGEPQLWQMMLLTALGGTGHAFFSPAAEGMLLSSVSGRQAGRAFALFRLAMHGAGLGGAALGGAMVAVVGPGWVLAVDALAFAVAGALRAFLDVSHIPSRGPGGGMLTDLRDGWREVIGRPWLWSIVAQFSVVVAVVGAAEAVYGPLVARDSLGGAAPWGLALAAFGAGTVGGALLMMRWKPRRLLLAGTLCVFPLALPSAALAVPFPVGPLCAVMFVTGAAIEVFGVSWMTALHQEIPEDKFSRVSAYDWFGSIAMVPLATALAGPAESAFGRSASLWGCAVLVVVVTAAVLCVPDVRNLTRRTKEVAQGVPAKSEPAHSDG